Proteins encoded in a region of the Gemmatimonadaceae bacterium genome:
- a CDS encoding translocation/assembly module TamB domain-containing protein produces MGRLAKWLGILVALVIAVIVLNAAALWILTHTDWGRTRVKNIALGGMEKVVHGKTSIRRVSGGLLSNITLEHVVITDSSGAPFISVDSITTDYSIGDLFRKRILLDHSVFVRPNVVLDKNANGEWNYARILPGLIDTTKKPPNLPPQPAGWGDWIRAADVRIVDGRLLIVSPWAPAKNLSRAAADSAVRDAVSGRSRAYVERTATGLRRRIEIDSINGRLPLVRISQPGQPSSVAEVGNLAMNAYFVRPPGGRFRNLTGTFAFNTDSIWWASASTTFPRGSKAAGSGSFVFGSGDMTLTLRSDNLVFDDVRWAYLPLPPEARGKMNFALKWRGLTQDYVVSSADVTLRQARATGNFGITLDDSVTIHDTDLRFSGIDTKVLSDLIPGVTIPRTGVFAGRATVRGGRRVMIVKGNLTFDDRSAGRNRFLVEGQIGVLNGNGIRLRDLRVQMFPLQVAMLRTWRPGLPIDGVINGTTTLNGTTATQIAMNFEVTHDDRGNTSAFSGSAVLHTRGPTHVDVDIVAYPISLAEVGRFAPAVGLRGKATGPIHLHGPLSALRIDTDLRTPDGGRVATKGTVDMQSQAIGYDLASTLTAFNLSAVQSKAPVTSLTGTVTAVGRGTDLPTLTSKVAADLSGSHVIQGADSIGIDSLSLRATAANGDAKIQRLVATAEQTRATASGGIGLVSNKIDSLRYTVIVDSLGALNRWFPKSNDSTPVTPRPAVVARIMAEARADSARIAKRTEMERMVHGRPPPRLVVNKPRPIPRDTMVGRLYLAGTLRGNLDNFELRGRAEGDTIIARGNTVHHVTSTYAWKGGRKVPSTLSISADAVQLSAMGFGFDTATARFTYASGAPEDPAVGGRGHVEVALVQRDTAGNRHYTAKGDYALFPDRRELRVAQLSLQLDSTTWASPHPDTVQWGKAGIRVGNFQLTNGVGGRVRVNGLVPTTGVANLSVDVDSFPVGNVVDLLQSDVTATGFFALHGNVQGTSSAPTFGGRFYLSNAEYNAAPFPDLVGRVSYADERFVTHIDVNHLGFAPLMTVDARLPLNLAFTDVKGSRILPGPLSIDVTGDSLPVDLIPDLTDLVTDVHGRAAGHFAVRGTFKNPELSGLVLVQHGTTTIASAGSTIGNIGGTIRMAGDSIYLDQFSGDAGGAVRLSGALSFTNWREPSFNLALVSEGARLINNDYADLNVDTHLTLKGPFKKATVGGDVTVTRGIIYIPESSQRSLVGPGDPGLFNVVDTTSELAHRLFPAQSPLLANLSFNVAVRINQNTWVRNREANIEIYTSDPLIITDSSQALTIRGVITTERGDYTLLTKRFQIRRGTATFVGAPGLNPSLQVTGEYQVNQATRGAVNIRVLIGGTLDQPNLSLESDAQPPRSQSELLTLIAFGQSTSSLIASNSSSVASAGTTTDVVGAGAQFVARRLATVAVGVMTEQAQIQAGRALRADVFTITPADAPLEAGTGGIPGFITQTKFEAGKYITPQTFVSLQTQARNLGAAVERRTQDGWRITVTVEPQVVLLEPQLNSQPRRTLTSAGIFVIRDWRF; encoded by the coding sequence GTGGGACGCCTCGCGAAGTGGCTCGGCATCCTCGTCGCCCTCGTCATCGCGGTGATCGTGTTGAACGCGGCGGCGCTCTGGATTCTGACGCACACCGACTGGGGGCGCACTCGAGTCAAGAACATCGCGCTCGGCGGAATGGAAAAGGTCGTGCACGGCAAGACGTCGATCCGGCGCGTGTCCGGCGGATTGCTGAGCAACATCACGCTCGAACACGTCGTGATCACCGACAGCAGCGGCGCGCCGTTCATCTCGGTCGATTCGATCACGACGGACTATTCGATCGGCGACCTGTTTCGCAAACGCATCCTGCTCGACCACTCGGTGTTCGTGCGTCCGAACGTCGTCCTCGACAAGAACGCCAACGGGGAATGGAACTACGCGCGCATTCTTCCCGGCCTGATCGACACGACGAAGAAGCCGCCCAACTTGCCGCCGCAGCCCGCGGGCTGGGGCGACTGGATCCGCGCGGCCGACGTACGGATCGTGGACGGCCGGCTGCTGATCGTCTCGCCGTGGGCGCCGGCGAAAAACCTGAGTCGTGCCGCCGCCGATAGCGCCGTCCGCGACGCGGTGAGCGGACGTTCACGCGCGTACGTCGAGCGAACCGCCACCGGCCTGCGACGCCGCATCGAGATCGACTCGATCAACGGACGCCTTCCGCTGGTTCGCATCTCGCAGCCGGGCCAGCCGTCGAGCGTGGCCGAGGTCGGGAACCTCGCGATGAACGCGTACTTCGTGCGTCCGCCGGGCGGGAGATTCCGCAACCTGACGGGCACGTTCGCGTTCAACACCGACTCGATCTGGTGGGCGAGCGCGTCCACGACCTTCCCCAGGGGCTCGAAAGCGGCCGGCAGCGGCAGCTTCGTGTTCGGGTCGGGCGACATGACGCTGACGCTGCGGAGCGACAACCTCGTCTTCGACGACGTGCGCTGGGCGTATTTGCCGCTCCCGCCAGAAGCGCGAGGCAAGATGAACTTCGCGCTCAAGTGGCGCGGGCTGACGCAGGATTACGTCGTGTCCAGTGCCGACGTCACGCTCCGCCAGGCGCGCGCGACGGGCAACTTCGGCATCACGCTCGACGACTCCGTCACGATTCACGACACCGACCTGCGCTTCTCGGGGATCGACACGAAGGTGCTCTCGGATCTCATCCCGGGAGTCACCATTCCGCGCACCGGCGTGTTCGCCGGACGCGCGACGGTGCGCGGCGGCCGCCGTGTGATGATCGTGAAAGGGAACCTCACCTTCGACGACCGCAGCGCCGGCAGAAACCGCTTCCTCGTCGAAGGGCAGATCGGTGTGCTCAACGGGAACGGCATCCGACTGCGCGATCTACGGGTGCAGATGTTCCCGCTGCAAGTGGCGATGCTTCGCACGTGGCGTCCGGGTCTGCCGATCGACGGCGTGATCAACGGAACGACGACCCTGAACGGCACGACGGCGACGCAGATCGCGATGAACTTCGAGGTCACGCACGACGATCGCGGCAATACGTCGGCGTTTTCGGGCTCCGCCGTGTTGCACACTCGCGGTCCGACGCACGTCGACGTGGACATCGTCGCATATCCGATTTCGCTGGCCGAAGTCGGGCGCTTCGCTCCGGCGGTCGGGCTTCGCGGCAAGGCGACAGGACCCATCCATCTGCATGGCCCGTTGTCCGCCCTGCGCATCGACACCGACCTGCGCACGCCGGACGGCGGCCGCGTGGCGACGAAGGGCACGGTCGACATGCAGTCGCAAGCGATCGGATACGACCTCGCCTCGACGCTCACCGCGTTCAATCTGAGCGCGGTTCAGAGCAAGGCGCCGGTCACGTCGCTCACCGGCACGGTGACCGCCGTGGGACGCGGGACCGATCTCCCGACGCTGACGTCGAAAGTCGCCGCCGACCTCTCGGGTTCGCACGTGATCCAAGGCGCGGATTCGATCGGCATCGATTCGCTGTCGCTGCGAGCGACGGCGGCCAACGGCGATGCGAAGATCCAGCGCCTCGTTGCGACCGCCGAGCAAACACGGGCGACCGCGTCCGGCGGCATCGGTCTCGTCTCGAACAAGATCGACTCGCTCCGCTACACCGTCATCGTCGACTCGCTCGGCGCGTTGAACCGCTGGTTTCCGAAATCGAATGATTCGACGCCGGTGACGCCGCGCCCGGCGGTCGTCGCACGGATCATGGCCGAGGCGCGCGCGGACTCGGCGCGGATCGCGAAACGGACCGAGATGGAGCGCATGGTTCACGGGCGGCCGCCGCCGCGTCTCGTCGTGAACAAGCCGCGGCCCATACCGCGCGACACGATGGTCGGACGACTCTACCTCGCGGGGACGCTCCGCGGGAATCTCGACAACTTCGAGCTGCGCGGGCGAGCGGAAGGCGACACGATCATCGCTCGCGGAAACACCGTGCATCACGTGACGAGCACATATGCGTGGAAGGGCGGACGAAAAGTCCCTTCCACGCTTTCGATATCCGCCGACGCCGTGCAGTTGAGCGCGATGGGGTTCGGGTTCGATACGGCAACCGCGCGCTTCACGTACGCGTCGGGTGCGCCGGAAGATCCCGCCGTCGGAGGACGCGGCCACGTCGAGGTGGCCTTGGTGCAGCGCGACACCGCCGGCAACCGGCACTACACGGCGAAGGGCGACTACGCCCTCTTCCCCGACCGGCGCGAGCTGCGGGTCGCCCAATTGTCGCTGCAGCTCGACTCGACAACGTGGGCGTCACCGCATCCCGATACCGTGCAGTGGGGCAAGGCGGGCATTCGGGTCGGCAATTTCCAGCTCACCAACGGCGTGGGCGGACGCGTCCGCGTGAACGGACTCGTGCCGACGACAGGTGTCGCCAATCTCTCGGTCGACGTGGACAGCTTCCCCGTCGGCAACGTGGTCGATTTGCTCCAGTCCGACGTGACGGCGACCGGCTTCTTCGCGCTCCACGGCAACGTGCAAGGAACGTCGAGCGCTCCGACGTTTGGCGGGCGCTTCTATCTCAGCAACGCCGAGTACAACGCCGCTCCGTTCCCCGATCTCGTGGGACGCGTTTCGTACGCCGACGAGCGGTTCGTCACGCACATCGACGTGAATCATCTCGGCTTCGCGCCGCTGATGACCGTCGACGCGCGCCTGCCGCTGAACCTCGCGTTCACCGACGTGAAGGGCAGTCGCATCCTGCCCGGACCACTCTCGATCGACGTAACCGGCGACAGCCTACCGGTGGATCTCATCCCGGATCTCACTGACTTGGTCACCGACGTGCACGGCCGAGCCGCCGGGCATTTCGCCGTGCGCGGGACGTTCAAGAATCCGGAGCTGTCGGGACTGGTCCTCGTGCAGCATGGCACGACGACGATCGCCTCCGCGGGCTCGACGATCGGGAACATCGGCGGCACGATCCGCATGGCAGGCGACAGTATTTATCTCGACCAGTTCTCCGGCGACGCCGGCGGCGCGGTGCGGCTCAGCGGGGCGCTGAGCTTCACCAATTGGCGCGAGCCGTCATTCAACCTCGCGCTGGTCTCCGAGGGCGCGCGGCTCATCAACAACGATTACGCGGACCTCAACGTCGACACGCACCTGACGCTCAAGGGTCCGTTCAAGAAGGCGACCGTCGGCGGCGACGTCACGGTCACCCGCGGCATCATCTACATCCCCGAGTCGAGCCAGCGCTCGCTCGTCGGCCCGGGCGATCCGGGTCTGTTCAACGTCGTCGACACGACGAGCGAGCTGGCGCACCGGCTCTTCCCGGCGCAGTCGCCGCTCCTGGCAAACCTCTCGTTCAACGTGGCGGTGCGAATCAACCAGAACACCTGGGTCCGCAATCGCGAAGCGAACATCGAGATTTACACGTCGGATCCGCTCATCATCACCGACTCGAGCCAGGCGTTGACCATTCGCGGGGTGATCACGACCGAGCGCGGCGATTACACGCTCCTCACCAAGCGGTTCCAGATCCGGCGGGGCACCGCGACGTTCGTGGGCGCACCGGGGTTGAATCCCTCGCTTCAAGTCACCGGCGAGTACCAGGTGAACCAGGCGACGCGCGGCGCGGTGAACATCCGTGTGCTCATCGGCGGCACGCTCGACCAGCCGAACCTCTCACTCGAGAGCGACGCGCAGCCGCCCAGATCGCAGTCGGAATTGCTGACGCTGATCGCATTCGGCCAGTCGACGTCGTCGCTGATCGCGTCGAACTCCTCGAGCGTCGCGTCCGCCGGCACGACGACCGACGTCGTCGGCGCCGGTGCGCAATTCGTCGCCCGCCGTCTGGCGACGGTCGCCGTCGGCGTGATGACCGAGCAGGCCCAGATCCAAGCGGGACGGGCGCTCAGGGCCGACGTATTCACGATCACCCCCGCCGACGCGCCGCTCGAGGCCGGGACGGGTGGAATTCCCGGTTTCATAACGCAAACGAAGTTCGAGGCGGGCAAATACATCACCCCCCAGACTTTCGTCAGCCTTCAAACCCAAGCCCGCAACCTCGGCGCCGCGGTCGAACGACGCACCCAGGACGGCTGGCGGATCACCGTGACGGTCGAGCCCCAAGTCGTACTACTCGAGCCGCAACTGAATTCTCAGCCGAGGCGGACGCTCACGTCGGCGGGAATCTTCGTGATTCGAGATTGGCGGTTCTAG
- a CDS encoding BamA/TamA family outer membrane protein — protein MRRPSLPYGLACTAVATALALSPHTVRAQAAPTVPPPAKRTAPREPPPEVRRLTFTGVEHVDLADLQLSIATQATSCASVLLAPFCLISHSPTIQNRFYLDETEFQRDVLRIRLYYWLRGYRDAMVDTSVVKIGPRQVHVTFAVHENAPTLIRSLSITADSSIVGGRARRRVFGMLREHDPLDLVELDSLRAALQRMAWNQGHGDAVVDTSVVVDDSARIADVAVTLVPNHVTTIGRISVTGTHLVRETVVLNALAFRPGDLYRQTTLLESQRNLYESGLFKLAQIQVPPQLDSAKSVNVDVSEAPLHEVRAGPGIDNVDFAQFTAQYTSYNLFGGARRLDISGTAGNLLAPSLSGHGIFRDVAAYVPDSQSISPFLQPTFNASIDLKQPSFLRRASNTASIGVFTHRTINPGVFIDKGYGGQVTFTNEVAIRAPVSLNYRYEINRVEASDVYFCVNFGVCDPNTINTLRTHQSLSPLVLTGYVDRSNVPLAPTRGYTARVDFESASQFTGSDYRYNRAYLDIAAYSGRRRTRHVLSAHLRAGWVQPIQGGDVTGVIHPRKRMYAGGANSVRGYGENELGPRILTIDASTLVDHAKSIAGGTCGRTLETILFCDPNSAGLSRADFIPQPLGGTTLFEGSVEYRFPFPGGNWAQQFIGAVFLDGAVVGHADLGPNPPPLGDRVNGTGAVTPGFGIRYISPIGPVRVDLGLNPNRAEDLVVMTAVPDGAGQQRIVPLPRTRNFSQASNFWGRWVFHLSIGEAY, from the coding sequence ATGCGCCGCCCTTCGCTCCCATACGGGCTGGCGTGTACGGCGGTGGCAACGGCGCTCGCGCTTTCACCACACACCGTCCGCGCGCAGGCCGCACCCACAGTCCCCCCTCCCGCAAAGCGCACCGCGCCGCGCGAGCCGCCGCCGGAAGTCAGGCGGCTGACGTTCACCGGTGTGGAACACGTCGACCTGGCCGACCTCCAACTGAGCATCGCGACACAGGCCACGAGCTGCGCGAGCGTGCTGCTCGCCCCCTTCTGCCTGATCAGCCACTCGCCGACGATCCAGAACCGATTCTACCTCGACGAGACCGAATTTCAGCGCGACGTGTTGCGCATCCGGCTGTACTACTGGCTGCGCGGCTACCGCGACGCCATGGTGGACACGAGCGTGGTAAAAATCGGACCTCGGCAGGTGCACGTGACGTTCGCGGTCCACGAGAACGCGCCGACGCTCATCCGGTCGCTCTCGATCACGGCCGACTCGAGCATCGTCGGGGGCCGGGCGCGGCGCCGCGTGTTCGGCATGCTGCGCGAGCACGACCCGCTCGACCTCGTGGAGCTCGACTCGTTACGGGCCGCGCTGCAACGCATGGCGTGGAACCAGGGACACGGCGACGCGGTCGTCGATACCAGCGTCGTCGTCGACGATTCGGCGCGCATCGCCGACGTCGCGGTCACGCTCGTGCCGAATCACGTGACCACGATCGGCAGGATCAGCGTCACGGGCACGCACCTCGTGCGCGAGACCGTGGTGCTGAATGCGCTGGCGTTCAGGCCCGGAGACCTGTACCGCCAGACGACGCTCCTCGAGAGCCAGCGGAATCTCTACGAGTCGGGCCTGTTCAAGCTGGCGCAGATCCAGGTGCCGCCCCAGCTCGACAGCGCCAAGAGCGTGAACGTGGACGTCAGCGAGGCGCCGCTCCACGAGGTGCGCGCCGGACCGGGCATCGACAATGTCGACTTCGCGCAGTTCACGGCGCAGTACACCAGCTACAACCTCTTCGGCGGGGCGCGGCGGCTGGACATCAGCGGCACCGCGGGCAACCTCCTGGCTCCGTCGCTGTCGGGACACGGGATCTTCCGCGACGTCGCCGCTTACGTGCCCGATAGCCAGAGCATCTCGCCCTTTCTCCAGCCGACGTTCAACGCGAGCATCGATCTCAAGCAGCCGTCCTTCCTTCGCCGGGCGAGCAACACGGCGTCGATCGGCGTGTTCACGCACCGCACGATCAACCCGGGCGTGTTCATCGACAAGGGATACGGCGGACAGGTGACGTTCACCAACGAAGTCGCCATCCGCGCGCCCGTGAGCCTCAACTATCGCTACGAGATCAACCGCGTCGAAGCGAGCGACGTGTACTTTTGCGTGAACTTCGGCGTGTGCGACCCCAACACGATCAACACGCTGCGCACGCACCAGTCGCTGTCGCCGCTCGTGCTCACCGGATACGTCGACCGCTCGAACGTGCCGCTCGCGCCGACGCGCGGCTATACGGCGCGCGTCGACTTCGAGAGCGCGTCGCAGTTCACCGGTTCCGACTATCGGTACAACCGCGCCTACCTCGACATCGCGGCGTACTCGGGCCGCCGCCGAACGCGGCACGTGCTGTCGGCCCATTTGCGGGCGGGTTGGGTGCAACCGATCCAAGGCGGCGACGTCACGGGCGTGATTCATCCGCGCAAGCGCATGTACGCCGGCGGCGCGAACTCGGTGCGCGGCTACGGCGAAAACGAGCTCGGACCGCGCATCCTCACGATCGACGCGTCGACGCTCGTCGACCACGCGAAGAGCATCGCCGGGGGCACCTGCGGGCGGACGCTCGAGACGATCCTGTTCTGCGATCCGAACTCCGCGGGCCTGTCGCGCGCGGACTTCATTCCCCAACCGCTCGGCGGCACGACGCTGTTCGAGGGAAGCGTCGAGTACCGTTTTCCGTTTCCGGGCGGCAATTGGGCGCAACAGTTCATCGGCGCCGTATTTCTCGACGGAGCCGTCGTCGGCCACGCGGACCTGGGCCCCAATCCTCCGCCGCTCGGGGATCGAGTGAACGGCACCGGCGCCGTGACGCCCGGCTTCGGCATTCGCTACATCTCGCCGATCGGACCCGTGCGGGTGGATCTCGGACTCAATCCGAACCGCGCGGAAGATCTGGTCGTGATGACGGCGGTGCCCGACGGCGCCGGACAGCAGCGCATCGTGCCGCTGCCGAGGACGCGCAACTTCAGCCAGGCGTCGAATTTTTGGGGGCGTTGGGTCTTCCACCTGTCGATCGGCGAGGCCTACTAG